AAACCCCCATTTAATGAAGCAGAGCACTTTGTGGTCATCAAAATGTGGATGTAGACTGAAGGCAGGTTTCACATCAGTAACCAAGCTTTGTCGGGAAGGATTTGAGGAACCTTTGAGCTAAACGtcacacatttcatcatttagTCTGAATATGGAGAACTCATCTGTAAAGCAAGAAGACAACATCAGCAGCTATAAAAATTGAACACTTCTCTACATGGAAACATTTGagtatttatttagatttagtACCTGCTTTTCAGAGGAGGTAATGccaattaattaattgattaatttgaTGATTTGACAATGtataatgaaatgatttaattaattatgtCAATTAAATAATGCAACATTTCATGATTCTAAAACACTTAGAAATATTAATTGcatgaagcaaacaaacacgACACTGTTACAGATTCTCACAATCTAATGAACATATACAATGACAAGCATTGCACAGTCCAGTCCTACATGCATTTTAATGCTAAACTAATGTGAAAAGTGGAGAGAAATACCAGAATAATTATGCTACTAATGAGCTAATGTGGGAACTCACACCACATGTCACCCATGACAAGTGTTTTTGCTGATTTATGGAGAACAATGAGACTCGAGAGCGCAGAGGAATAACATATGGGAAGCTTTAATCGATAGTTGAACCAGtccattgttgtttttaatcttttcatgGGATCATGAATTTATGAACTCATGACCCAAgattgctttttaaaaacagaagtgGTGCACTTCACCAGGTGTTAAAGCATGCAAACTTACCGTTTCTATGTCGAAGCACAGTTGTTCATTGAGCATATCAAACTCCCCAGGAGTCATTGGGGGCTCAAGAGACTGACAAGAAGGTGGTGTGGTATTTGAATTAGGGCTGGGATATAAGAGAAAAGGAGATTATATAGTTGAAGGAACAGCTTTTTTTAACTGTGGAAACTCAAATAAATCATCATGTAAGATTCGTcagcaaaataaacaatgtGACAAACATTTACAATTAAATGTTAGAGTATGAGTATGAAAAAAGTtctctaaaataaatacaaattggTCTGGCTAAGGTCTCATGTATTAATATTACACAATATtagaagaataataataaacttaCAGCATTTGCGAGATGGGGATCAGGGTAGATGGTATGTATGGATGGACTAGAAATATAACAGACATCAGCAAGATTAGTGTTGCAATCCACAAACTAGTCAACTTGTAAATTCAAAACATTAAAGTATTTAATCAGGGAATGGTTTTGCATCCTTGCCTTTGCTAGGCTGGCTGTTGTAAAGTGGACCAAAGGCGTCATCTTTGGGGATGTCGGGATAGAGGAACTTGAGGGGGTTCTCTGGGACAAAGCCATCTGAGATCATTTTGTAGTCTCGTATGATGTCAGCAAATGGTAGAGCACTAAGTCGATTTTTAGTGTACGGTTCCACAGAATGGAACTTCACTTCACCTGatgtaataacaataattgtAGATGTAAAGCACATTTAAAGCATTGAGCAAAGGGTAGGTGTTAAAAGTGAGAAAAATTCTAAACATAACAAATACGGGCAATTTTAAAGggtaaataataaaagattagtttatatatatgaaaatacataaatatacacatttcaacaaatatacatacaaacaaaactttgcagtgttttgtcttggttatTTTTGGCCTTTTCAGAGAGTAGACTGTAAGCATGTCACTAATTTATTCTGTTATGGTGACTCCTTGACTAAGCACTAaggcaattaaaatgtaatactTTAAAATGGATTCTAAAATGTTTAGTCTAGCCTTCGTAATTTCTGACAACTAACCATTACAAAGCATTATCCTGTAGTCATAGTGGGAGTAGGGTTTAAGAGCAAGAgaaattttgtttgtgtttcaaaaaTACTTATGTGATCTAATCTTGAAACGATTCCTTactggacaaaaacacaactggacTCATCTCTTTAAATGTTACTGTAGGCTTGagtcacagtgtttgtgtgtgacttgGTGTTGGGAGCTCAGGATGTGAGTGTTGGCTGAACCTGTTTTTTTTGACTATCTTTTCACTTTGTTATGTCATACAGATAGCCATGCAGTGGTAGGGTGGATTTCCATGAAGATGTGACAGATTATTTGTCCCACTGGTAAAACATGCAGGGTAAAAATAATTATGTCCCAGGGTTGATCCAGGTATTACAGTCTGAAGAGCTAAAGAGATACATTCACAAACAGATTTAGAGTATCAGTTCCAGTTACACTCGCCCACTGATTTGTTCAACAAGGATGAAGTGGTCAACAGAATCAAATGCGGCTGTGTGTTAGTACACAACTTAGTCTGCAGCGAGCAGTAAATCATTCATGACTCTTATGCAGAGGTTAAATTCTGTATAACTTAAAATAAGATTGCAACTTCTCAGAGACCTTGATATTAAGTGCCAGTAAGAATTGCTTATTACTTTAAACCACTGTCGATCCATTTGGAAATTGGCGTGATGTTTTATTAGTTTCTGTGGGATCGAGACCAGATGGGTATACTGCGAAGGaagctcagagtgagctgggtGAGCTGGCGAGTATCACAACGGTGGTAATCAACTTGATTTTGAGGACCCAGGCTTGTCTTGTCAGGCTCTGTGCGCGTTCACATAAAAAAGGGGCGTTTAGATgccatttccacagaaaaattgTCAGATTACGTGTCGTATATTTCAgtcaagaggagcagattataatggagagctatgaagagttcagaccgataacagctaaaagcaacagtgtttctacaaacaaggcaagagaggaagcctgacaaaaaatttcagatcGTGCAAGTTAATATAGGAatatggaaatcacttagattagggccaaatcaaagtgaaattaatttgatttgtcttatttgtgatcAACTTTAAGCAATTTTCTAATTGGTATTCTATTGCAGTGATAGTGTTGCAGTGCCAGCAGGgcaaatctggaccaagacaaaaatataatccaaagtgatatgtatttgctgtgcatttatcCATCTATTAGTgaaatgtggatgatacactgcataacacattaatattattgtaagcaaacaaaaagaaaaattagaggcaaaagactggaggggcctgctccagcagattacacgGCCTCAGATGAGCTGGCCCTTGTCAACAATGAAGGGCGACCCtggtgctggcagctcccagcagcatgTTTTTGTCCAGGGTATGTATGAGAAAGgtctattttacagtttaagGAGACACATTAGTGTTGCTCAAGCTGCCAGCACACCCCTTTGTTGGCCCCCACACAGAGGTAACTGCCAAAGTCGTCATGTGCTCTTACATGAACACCTCAATGACCTAATAATacaggttggagcagacaatgttAGGGCTCTCTATAGAaggaatctagagctggataatcagaaaaaaagctgGAAATCAAGTTACCCCGGTGATACAGCCCGCTTAAAAGAGAGCCGCCTTTGTGACATGAGAAAACTTGGCATTAGGCTCAACATAGCTCACTAAGGCACTAATCTCACTTTGTAGTGCACCTCTCAGGTCCCTCCAACAGTTGttgaacacaaacagctttaGAAAGAACTGGTACATGTGGAGTGATAATGGCCAGCAGTACAGGACAAATTAACTGCATTGCTTCTTATCCAGTTTTGATGTGCGCTTCCCTAAGAGCCTGCAATGACGGTGGCCTAAAACTCACTAAGACATCCAAAGAGAGAAGTGATCTAAAAACTCATTACACAGAAAATCTTTAGTACTGATGTTGAGGTTTCCCTGTTGAATAACCTGTGCTGGACGCCTGGATCTCTTATCCCAAAGATGTTTACTGAACCCTGATAAATCAAGGAGGAAGGATGAATTATCAATACAGCATTCTGTGCATGATGTCATCTCTTTTCTGAGGTGACTTTCACTTCTCTTTACAgctaaacataaacaaacaaacatgatttgTACAGACCTAAGTGCCATTTAGGCAACCCACAGTCACTTGTTACAAACCAGCATAATTGATCTGTTGGAAGTGTCAGAGGGAGCTCACCGTTGTCACTGCGCTCCACCCAGGTAAAAGTGATTCCTCCAAGGTGGCTCTCACTGAATCTTAAAAGGAAGGTtcctggctctctgtccttcagcAGAATGCGCTCCATCTCTTTACTGACGAAACCCATGATGTAgctgaaaacaaagatgttTCATATTATGcacctctgtctctttttgtcatATTATAGCCTTCAACTGTTAACTTTCCCCATTTGGAAGATCAGCCGACTGCTAGTGAGAAAGCTAGTGAGATTGAAGCCAACGTCAAGGCACCTGACGTCTGAACATGTTTTAAGTGCTATGTAATGTACAGTGTACATTACATAGGATAAGTAATTTAATgagcctgtgacttccatgaaaaagtaatttaatgtTAAGAGAATGAATCAACATGTTacttttaacatattttttaatcagaacGTTAAATGTCCCTGGTCTGAAAATACAACCTAACTAACaacctaaaaaataaataaatacattaacatttttGGAATCAAACATATTCCCACAAAACATCTAACCAACTAAGTTAGATGAAAAGACTGACACCACTCTGATATCTGTATGTTAAATATGAAGTTACTGCGAAGACACATTAGCTTTGCTTAGCAGACAGCCGGGAAACAATTAACAGAGCCAATCAATCAGTATATCTAACTCTTGgtaaaagagcaaataaaattattatcttgaatgatatgaaaaaaaaggaaaggaaagaaacaagGGTTTATACTTAAGAGAGGCATTGCAAGAAGTGGAcaactgaatttaaaatctatttaaatgaTGTGCTCATTACCAAAGGAAAAACCTCGCTGAGGAAGTTCAGGGATATATGCTAGACTGACTGGATAACTGAGGAAGAAGCTGAGCTGAAAGGCAAAGCTCTCAGTTCacctcacctatggtcatgaccAAAAGGACAAGATCCCAGATACAAGAGGCCAAATGAGGCCTGGGGGAAAATCTAGAACAATCTGGAAGGACTATGTCTCTCTGCAGGCCTGGGACTGCCTTTGGATCCCCCCAGAAAAGCTACAGTAAGTGTCCTAAGAGAGTGCTTCTCTTCTTAGATAACTGGATAACATTGGCTTACTTTTCATTCCAGACTggcagcaaatgttttttgatGAGTTCCAGGATGGAATCCAGCCACATCCAGAAACTGAAGGGCTTCCCAGGAATATTCTCcttgaaaaacaacacagagaaagagacacaaaggtCGCTAATCATCTTACAGTTGgctgcatttttatatttaccaCATACATAGTAGTGTATGTGATAACTTAATTCTTACCTTGGAGAACTTTGACCACGAGACTTGATAGTCACTACAGGAGGCGTGCTGACCtacaaagataaataaaaagtgactCAACCCAATGTAGTGTCCGTGTAGTCTAAATGACAGATGCCCATTTACAGATACCAGATACTGACTCAAAATCAAACAGATTTCAGGGATCAACATACCAATAAGCTTTTCTCCCAACATGGTCAGCTGCTCTTTGTTGAGGCCCCGACCAGCAAAGGTGGAGAACTGCCAGCTTAGGACCTCAGAGAGCTGGCTCCAGTTGGCCCGAGGTGGGTTTCCAAAGAATGCCAAGTTCTGTGAAGGGTATGAAAGTGGAAAGTGGTAATATTTTGGTATAATACAAATTCAGGCCATCTAAAACAGTTGTACGAGGCTGCATATCAGACAGGTCTTAAACTAGCAGCTGATGGTTAATTTTGCATTGGCTCACCCTCGGCTCATCAGTCAGAAGATTATACCACATGACAGAGGCCCAGCCTCCAGGCAGCTGGCTTACATTGGAAATGACCACCAGTGGCAGTGAACAtgtctgaaatatttcacacagaCAATAATTGCACATCTACAATAACAGATAGCCAGTCATCCAGTCAAATCAATGTTGCCTCTTACCTCCAGATCAATGGTGAGCCCCTGAACTGTTAAGCAGGCCTCAAAACTTAGCGAGTGTAGTTCCTCTGTCACAGAGAGGAGACTCTGCAAAACATGTAGACACCCTTCAGCGCTTACaaacattatcattattgttcACATTTATTCAGATAAGCTCTCAGACAACAACTTAATTGTTCTTTGAAACAATGCAAAATGCTGAATGTTCCTGATATGAAATATGTGGGGAGGAACTTTCAGCATATTGTACTTCCTTGGTAGAGGGACATTAAAAAGCATGCAGCTCTTTGTCAAAGTTTTTTGTTCATCCTTAAAGTAGACAGACATACAACATAAGCAGGAAGAAGGAGCTGGGGTTtagtgggggggaaaaaaaatgtaaaaaaaagtttctgattTAAAAGAAACTGTATTCAGAAGAAGGGCCATAAAGATATTTCTATTATGTGAAATACTGGCCTTAGAATACGTAGCTGTAACATTATACCTGATTGATGATTTTCTACCTTGGAACTAtgacatttcttttattgtacatgtttgtgtaaTTATTCTTATCGCCAGAGGGGGGAGAAGAGCTCTTTTGATACCATACCAGTTGGGAGAGAGCTCTTTGCTCATCTGTATGTCCTACCTCGTTCCCCTTTGTGCCATTGAtatatttcttctctttcaacTGCTGTAAGATACAAACTTAGTGTCACTTggcttaaaacacacaaaagatgtCCAGTAAAGCTGGTTAATGTTTTGTGCCAGATGTAACTGTATGAAGGCTACTAAGAGGTGGACTGAAGTCAATGGAAAAAACTGCTCTTGCTCCAGGTTGGCAAATAATACATAAGCATGAATATATTCAATGAGTGGGTTGTGTTACCAGATGTCTGAAATCCACTGAGAGGCAGCCATTGGAGTAGTCCTCAATATCCATAGCTTTAGTGTTGTTGGTCAGGATGAAAAACTGACGACTACtgagaagaaaagacacaaaaaccaccccccaaaaaaacaaaaaacaaaagcagattcCACTCAGGTGAAACTGTGCAGCATGGAAGCAgcataaatgtgaaaacaatTATTTTACCAAGAGCAAAATATGAAACTATTTCAGATTACTTACACAGATGTTAGCCCTCAGTTATTAAGACTTTAAACAGGCCGTGGTTTGAGAAGGATACCTCTCTAACCCATAAATGAGTGTGTTAATTTTCAATTATGGCAAAATAGTTCAAGAAACCAAAAATGGACAACTTTGATTTTGAAAGCAAGTTAAAGAGAAATTTATTGATCTGTGAATGTCTAAAGTAAACTAAATCCCCCTGCACAAAAGGAGGGATTTCAGCTATTTTCCCAATTTCTTGAAGATTCTGTAGATTCATAAAACTTATAGTCCTAACTGCAGTACGACAGCATGTCGAAACACATGTCTCTAATCTGGTGTAGTGTGTTGTTCTTCAAACACTGCTTCTATCTGTGCTAAAATTAAACACTGGTCGAACATCCTGTTTTGAGATGTACTCACACTCTGCCAGGGGGGAGGTCTCTGTaggcacacaaatacacacaaaaataaaaatttgtgcTAACCCACATTCATCTACAGGACATTACTTAAACATTACAGATTGATTTTTCATATGTGACGTAAAATCAAAAATTCTAAAATCTCACTtatcaaatgttgttttcactttcagCTGATAATCCACCTCTGGAAGTTTGACCAGCAGTCTGGGAGGAATCAGGAAGAGAAAACATGCTCAACCAAATTCTCAGCCAACATCACTCCTCAGCTTTTATCAAGCAATAAAAATTTAAtgtacagtgtaaaaaaaaaaaattaaataaaaaataaaaaagattaacAAATGTCAGATGTAActgaacaaaaaagagaaaacatcaagATACCTGACTTTGGTGGTGAATTGTACTCCAGTCTTGATGATGAGTGGTTTCTGTGGATGTGTAGGCATGCATGGCTGTTTCTCCACCACAAATGAGCTGAGAACAAAGCAGAACTCATTTCACTGATGGTTTTCAGCAGACAGAAGCAGTGGTGGATGCCACGCTGCTTATTTATCATAACAGAACAAACCAGTTCCTGTGCTCACAGGTAAACAGTTGGCTTCTTTAATGTGGGGCAATAAGTCCATGTGCGAGATTTGACAAAGTGAGTACATGACTGCTTAATACATTTCACTCCTgagaaaacataagaaaaaaacatatagagacaaacaaccatcaCAGACATAGTTAACCTAAACCTGCATGTCTGTCAGATGAGGTGGGTGGGAAAACATACAAACGCAAcgagaaaggccccaggcaagATTGAGAAGCGGTAtgtctgagtttattgtagtAACAGgataaagacaaagagaaatggaCAATTCCAATTCCtgttggttagggttagggttattgttTGTGGTGTTACCTGAATATGTGGCAACTTGATATTTTCAAAAAAGACaacttttataaaaaaaaaaaagaggtatgAGCAGAGTTAAAAATATGCAGgtacatataaaacacatacaacaacagcaatacaTGAGATGTGGTTATTAATTAGACCCTATCTCAATGTCCCaagaaattaaatgtggacAAAAGGCTCAAAGTACCCACTAAATagacaaatcacaaaaatagagatgaaaagtataaaaaaagaaagtgtatATGCAATGAAAAGTCACATTGCAAagaaacatataaaaataatttacatcaAGGCCAACTTACTGTCTGAGTGACACAgccatttgtgtttgttctgtatTGAAAACTTTTCTAGTGTCTTTCTGCTGTTTACGGTGCCATAGGTGAAGGAGGAAGTCATCATTGCTCATTTGTGCTAATCCCCCTGCGTCCAGTCAAATGACTGCTAAAAAGCTCTTATATTTTGATGCTATGACAATATAGAATGCAGGTGACTTCCCATGGGAGCTTTTATTGGTTGTGTTTCATTGCCTGTGTGGGATTGTGTGCAGTTTTAAGTACCTCTTGATGAGATGATAGATGAGGAATTTCACCCGCTCCTCCATCTGAGGTTTCTGCAGCGGGATTGGGTCATTCTCATATGTGACCTTCACAACCAGCTCCCCCAATTTGTCCAGCTGTCGCTTGATCTGGAAGAGACTCTGGGCTATGAGAGTAAACCTGAGGAGGGACAGGAGAGACAATAACGAGGGAGCTGAGAGAGAGGCTTGGTgcttatttcatgttttatatctGAAGTCAGACTGACTGGGGATGAGCTGTCATCATGTTAACATGCCATActtcagtgctgctgaaagagTTGTCTCTCTTTGTACTTTTTGGAAGTTGGTGAAGTTGTCCCAAAAATTTACATCGGAAAAAACTAGGTGCAACAAAAATCTGAGCAGCATGTTAACTGCACTTTCAACCAAAAAATGGATTTCGGTCAATTGTGAAGTTGTTTTACATTGGCTGTGATAGCGT
This portion of the Echeneis naucrates chromosome 21, fEcheNa1.1, whole genome shotgun sequence genome encodes:
- the LOC115061456 gene encoding signal transducer and activator of transcription 4 isoform X1: MSQWKQIQLLENRLLEHVDYLYDDNFPMDIRQGLASWIESQDWDTAANDESVAAVLFTNLLSQLERVRSQEQNFLQRHNMKIIQQQLQVKYSANPAVMARVISNCLREEFRILSSACMQEQGPLEKSLQDSGAFERQKTMDNRVGIIRSSVQLMDQAVKYIEDMQDDFDFRYKTLQSRETSDRNSDMMKQEVTRLQEMLNRLDFKRKEILSKIDDVIKEIEDLVTTQLNPVLHDWKRRQQVAAIGGPLLTGLEQLQNWFTLIAQSLFQIKRQLDKLGELVVKVTYENDPIPLQKPQMEERVKFLIYHLIKSSFVVEKQPCMPTHPQKPLIIKTGVQFTTKVRLLVKLPEVDYQLKVKTTFDKDLPPGRVSRQFFILTNNTKAMDIEDYSNGCLSVDFRHLQLKEKKYINGTKGNESLLSVTEELHSLSFEACLTVQGLTIDLETCSLPLVVISNVSQLPGGWASVMWYNLLTDEPRNLAFFGNPPRANWSQLSEVLSWQFSTFAGRGLNKEQLTMLGEKLIGQHASCSDYQVSWSKFSKENIPGKPFSFWMWLDSILELIKKHLLPVWNENYIMGFVSKEMERILLKDREPGTFLLRFSESHLGGITFTWVERSDNGEVKFHSVEPYTKNRLSALPFADIIRDYKMISDGFVPENPLKFLYPDIPKDDAFGPLYNSQPSKVHPYIPSTLIPISQMLPNSNTTPPSCQSLEPPMTPGEFDMLNEQLCFDIETMSSPYSD
- the LOC115061456 gene encoding signal transducer and activator of transcription 4 isoform X2 encodes the protein MSQWKQIQLLENRLLEHVDYLYDDNFPMDIRQGLASWIESQDWDTAANDESVAAVLFTNLLSQLERVRSQEQNFLQRHNMKIIQQQLQVKYSANPAVMARVISNCLREEFRILSSACMQEQGPLEKSLQDSGAFERQKTMDNRVGIIRSSVQLMDQAVKYIEDMQDDFDFRYKTLQSRETSDRNSDMMKQEVTRLQEMLNRLDFKRKEILSKIDDVIKEIEDLVTTQLNPVLHDWKRRQQVAAIGGPLLTGLEQLQNWFTLIAQSLFQIKRQLDKLGELVVKVTYENDPIPLQKPQMEERVKFLIYHLIKSSFVVEKQPCMPTHPQKPLIIKTGVQFTTKVRLLVKLPEVDYQLKVKTTFDKDLPPGRVRQFFILTNNTKAMDIEDYSNGCLSVDFRHLQLKEKKYINGTKGNESLLSVTEELHSLSFEACLTVQGLTIDLETCSLPLVVISNVSQLPGGWASVMWYNLLTDEPRNLAFFGNPPRANWSQLSEVLSWQFSTFAGRGLNKEQLTMLGEKLIGQHASCSDYQVSWSKFSKENIPGKPFSFWMWLDSILELIKKHLLPVWNENYIMGFVSKEMERILLKDREPGTFLLRFSESHLGGITFTWVERSDNGEVKFHSVEPYTKNRLSALPFADIIRDYKMISDGFVPENPLKFLYPDIPKDDAFGPLYNSQPSKVHPYIPSTLIPISQMLPNSNTTPPSCQSLEPPMTPGEFDMLNEQLCFDIETMSSPYSD